The DNA window AGCTGCGCGATGCGATCCTGGGTGCGCGCGAGGCCGGCGACGACGCCGACGACGCGCTGCCCGAGCAGGACTGAACCGCGCCACGGGCCAGCGCCGCGGTCATCGACGACGCCTTGCTGCGCGTCGAAACCCGGCGCACCCGCTTCGTCGCCGAAGGCATCGCGGCCGGCGACGCCTTCGCGCTGGAGCATCCGGCGGCGGACAGGAACGAACTCAAGCGGTTGGCGCTGCGGGCGCGGACGATAAAGCGCCGCTACGGCACGCCGCGCCGGCCGCTGCGCGATCTGCGCGCGCTCGACCCGGCGCGCTGAGCGGCGGCGCCCGCCGCAGCGCGGCGCCGCTCACGATTGGGTACCGCCGACGGTCAGCTGGTCGATCAACAGCGAGGGCTGGCCGACGCCGACCGGCACGCTCTGTCCGTCCTTGCCGCACACGCCCACGCCCTCGTCCAGGGCCAGGTCGTGGCCGATCATGCGGACCCGCTGCATGGTCTCTGGGCCGTTGCCGATCAAGGTCGCGCCCTTGACCGGCGCGGTGATCTTGCCGTCTTCAATCAGATACGCCTCGGTGGCCGAGAACACGTACTTGCCGCTGGTGATGTCGACCTGGCCGCCGCCGAAATTGACCGCGTACAGGCCCTTCTTGACCGAGCGGATCATCTCTTCCGGGTCGTGGCTGCCCGCGAGCATGTAGGTGTTGGTCATGCGCGGCATCGGCAGATGGGCGAAGGACTCGCGGCGGCCGTTGCCGGTCGGCGCCATGCCCATTAGGCGCGCGTTGAGGGTGTCCTGCATGTAGCCGACCAGCACGCCGTCCTCGATCAGGGGGGTGCAGTGGGTCGGCGTGCCCTCGTCGTCGATGTTGAGCGAGCCGCGGCGGCCTTCCAGGGTGCCGTCGTCGACGATGGTCACGCCCTTGGCGGCGACCCGCTGGCCCATGCGGCCGGCGTAGGTCGAGGTGCCCTTGCGGTTGAAATCGCCTTCCAGGCCGTGGCCGACCGCTTCGTGCAGCAGCACGCCGGGCCAGCCCGAGCCGAGCACCACCGGCATCACCCCGGCCGGCGCGTCGATCGCGTCCAGATTCACCAGCGCCTGGCGCAGCGCCTCGCGCGCCAGACGCTCGGGGCGGTCGCCGCCGAGCAGTTCGGCGTAGCTGTAGCGGCCGCCGCCGCCGGCATAGCCGCTTTCGCGGCGGCCGTTGTGCTCGACGATGATCTGCACGTTGAGCCGCACCAGCGGGCGCACGTCGCCGGCCAGCACGCCGTCGCTGCGCGCCACCAGGATGGTGTCGACGCCGCCGCTGAGGCTGACGATGACCTGCTTGACCCGCGGGTCGGCGGCGCGCAGCAGCTTGTCGAGCCGGCGCAGCGCTTCGACCTTGGTCTCGTTGGCGACCGAATCGATCGGGTCTTCGCTGGGATACAGCGAACGTCCGCCGCCGCGGACCAGGGCGCGGGCCGCATGCGCGTTGCCCTCGCGGGCGATCGCGCGCGCCGAGCGAGAGGCCGCCAGCAGCGCCTCGCCGTTGATCTCGTCGGAATAGGCGAAGCCGGTCTTCTCGCCGCTGATCGCGCGCACGCCGACGCCCTGTTCGATCGAATGCGAGCCGTCCTTGACGATGCCGTCCTCGACGCTCCAGCTCTCGCGGCGTGCGTGCTGGAAGTAGAGATCGCCGAAATCGACGCCCGGACCGAGCAAGGCGCCGAAGCTGCGCTCCAGGCCGCCGGCGTCGAGCCCGGCGGGCAGCAGGAGGCGGGTTTCGGCGATCTGCAGAGGAAGGGTCATGAGGGAGCCGTGAAGTCGTGGTGGGGCCATCTTAGGCGGCCGGGACGGCGCGTGGACGGGCGGACGGCGAAAAACGCCGATCGCGCGCCCCTGCGCAACGGGAACGTAGGACAGATGGTGGCGTGAGGGCCGCCGATCAATCCCGGCGGCCCCTGTCGCGGCCGGCGTTCAGCCGGCCGGCGGCGTCGTGGCGGCGGCGCGGGTCTGTTCGCGGGTGACCACTTCGACCTTGGGCTCTTTCCACGGCCCGGTGACCCGGTAGGTCTTGGAAGCCAGGCTGCCCAGCGGACGCTGCAGCACTGCGTTGGCGGCCGCGCCGATCGCCGCGCCGACCGGGCCGGCGGCGAGCGCGCCCACCGCCGTCAGCACGTTGGCCGCCTTAGGCCGTACTTCGATGGTCTGATCGTAGCGCTGCGCACGCAGGTCGGCGGCGCCGCGGATCGAGATCGCCGCGGCCGGGCCGTCGATGGTGAGGTCGTCGCTGCGCGCGCTGCCGTTGCCGAAGCGCACCGTGCCGCCGATCCGGTCGAAGGCGAAGCCCTTGGAGAACAGATCGCGGAAATCCAGGGTCAACCGGCGCGGCAGCTGGGCCACGCTGAGCAGCCCGAGCACGCGCCCGGCGCCGGGCTCGATCTCCAGCAGGCGGCCGTCGCGCGCATCCAGGGTCAGGCTGCCCTCGAGCGAGCCCAGGGCGAAGCCAGCCGGGCTGCCCGGCCAGCCGGCCTCGAACTTGGCCTTGGCGCGGCCGCCGCCGATCTGGTTGGCGAAGCCGAAACCGTTCATCAGCGCGCCGACGTCGCCGCTGTCGACGCTGAGGTTCAGATGCGTGTGCGCGTTCGCGCCGCGGCCGGTCCAGTCGCCGCTGAGGTCGATGGCCTGCTTCGGCGCGCGCGTGCTGATCTGTTCGATGCGCATGCCGGCCGCGGTCGGCCGGGTCCGCACGCTGGCCTGGCCCAACGGCGCGTCGCCGACGCGCAGGTCGGCGATGTCGAGCAGCAGGGCCGGAATCTGCGCCGGGTGCATGCCTTGATCCTGGCCCGCGCTCGCGGCGTGCGCCGGCGCCGCCGCACTCGCGCTTGCATTCGGCCCCGCGCCGCCTGCAGGCGCCGGCGCGCGCCAATGCACGCGGGCGAAGCGGCCGGCGATGGCGCCGCCCTCGCCGCCCGGAATCAGCACCGCGCCCTCCAGCGCCGCGCCTTCGGCACGCACCGCGGTCGCGCCGCGCGGCGCCGGGGCGACGATGATGCGGGTGTCGGGGAAGTTGCCGCCGATCAACTGCAGTTGCTGCGCGCTGACGTCGATGCGTTGCAAGGCCAGGCCGCCGCCCTCGCCGCTGCCGCCGTCGCCGTGGGCCAGCGCGATCCAGTCGACCGCGTCGAGCTGCGCTGCGCGTCCGGTGGCGATCAGGCCGGCGGCCGGCGGCGCCTCGTCGACCCGGTTGCTGCCCAGCGCCACGCGCACGCCGGTGCGGCCGTTGACGGTGCGCGCACGAACCGCCAGCACGTTGCCCAGCGATACGCGCACATCGCCGCTGCCGAGCGGCAACGGGGTTTCGACGGTCGTCGGCAGACTCGCCGCGGCCGGCTTGGCCAGCGGCGCGGGGAAGCTCAGCGCGGTGCCGACCAGGTTGGATTGCAGGCGCAGCACGGTCGGCGCCGGCGCGGCCACGCCGGTGGCCTTGACCGCGGTAGTCGCGCCCGGGCTCTTGGGAATCGAAATCGCCGCGGTCCACAGCGAGCGCCCGTCCAGGTAGGGCTTTAGCCAGGCCAGTTCGTCCGGGCCGCGCGCGATCAGTTCGTCGGCGCCGGAGGCGGTGTCGAGCGCGGCCTCGAACACGTTGCCGCGGTCGCGCACGTACTCGTCGCCGGCGCGCAGCGACAGCTTGCCCGGCGCGCCCTCGTGCAGCACCGCCAGCTCTTCGGCGCGGAAACCGCCGCGGCCGTATTCGGCGCGGCCGCGCACCTGTTCGAAAGCCAGCTTCCAGCGCGGGTCGGCCAGCCTGGCGTTGTCCAGCGCGACCGTACCGGCGATGCGGGTCTGGCTGTTGGGCCGCAGCGGCAGTTCCATTTCGAAACCGACCTGGGCCGGGCCGCTGGCGCGCACGTTGTTCAGGGTGTCGGCATGGTCCTTCTGCAGCGGACTGTGCTTGAGCAGGGCCACCAGTTGCGCCGCATCGGCGGCGCCGTCGGCTTCGACGCGCAGGCGGCCGTCCTTGTAGCGATCGATGCCGGCCTCGACCCGGCGCACGCCGACCCCGGCCATGCGGCCGTTGCCGATGACGCTGAAACCGTCGGCGACGAAGCGCACGTCGGCGTCCAGCCCTTCCACCGCCGGCCACTCGGGCTGGAACTTCACCACCGCGCCCTCCAGCCGGGCGCTGGCCTCGAACAAGCCGTTGTTGCGGTTGAACGGCCAGTCGTCGAGGTCGCCGGAGATCACCGCATGGGCATCGCTCAGGCGGCCGCCGACCAAGGCGGTGTCGAGCCAATGCACCAGATGCGCCGACATCTTGTCGCGGATCCAGAAGCCCTTGGCGACCGGTACCTGGGTCGGGTCCAGGTCGGCGGCGATGTCGATCCACGGTCGGGTGCCGTCGCCCTGCCACCACAGGCCGCCGCGCGCGCGCACGCCGAAACCCTTGCCCTGCACGCGCAGCGCGGTGGTGCCGATGCGCCAGCCGGCGCCCTCGCGCCAACCGCCGACGCGGCCGTCGAGGCTGACCGTATGCGCCACGCCGAAACCGGTCGGCCAGTCGAAACGCATCGGCGAGGCCGGATCGAGGTCGAGCACGAAGCCGTCGGCATCGCCTTCGAAGCGTCCCGACAGGCCCTGCAGCCCGGGGCTGGAACCGACCGCGTCGAAGCCCAGCGCCTGGATCCGGCCGCTGGCGAACAGAGGCCCGTTGCGGCGGCCGTTCACGGCGATCTCGCTCAGCGATACGCGCGGCTTGGCAGTCTCTAGCCAATGCCGCAGGCGTTCGGGCAAGGCGTCGCTGAGCGCGACCACGGCGATCAGCGGGCCGGCGTCGATGCGCGGCGCGCGCAAGGCATAGCGCTCGCCGCCGGCGACGGCGAGCCCGTCCAGGGTCTGCACCTGCTCGCCGCTGCCGATGCGCAGGCGCTGCGCGTCGTAGCGCCAGCCCTGCTCGGTCAGGCGCCAGAACGACAGGGTTTCGACATGTTCGAATTCGGTCCGCGCCGGCGCGGCATCGGCGTGGGCGCCGTGACGCTCGGCACGCAGGCCGACCCGGTCGAGCGCGGCCGACACCGTCACCGCCGCGACCCGGTGCCCGCGCAACTCGGCCCAGGCCTCGGCGCGGCCCTGGCCGGACTCGATCCGGATTCCGGCCAGTTTCAGCAGCGGCGACCAGCCCGCGAGGTCGGCGCGGGTGGCGCCGGCGTAGGCGCGGCCGTCGCCGCGGCGGCGGTCGAAATCCAATACCGCGTCCAGCGGCGTCGACGGCGCCCCGGCGACGCCGACGCTGGGCCACACCCGCGCGCCGGCACGCACGCGCGGCCCGTCCACGCGCAGGCGCAGGTCGATCTTGGGAATGCGCGCTTCGACGCCGAGGCTGGGCGCGATCACCGCCAGCTTGCCGTCGATCACCTGCAGCTCGCCCAGGCCTTCCAGCGCCGACAGCGGATCGCGCTGCGGCGCGCTGTCCTGGCCGGGCAAACCGCGCACTTTCCAGCGCCCGTCGCCGGCGCGCTCCAGAGTCAGATCCAGGCCCTTCAGGCGCAGCTCGGAGAACGACTGCCCCGGCAGCAGGCCGGCGTAGACCGACACCAACATTTCCGCATCGCCGATGGTGAACGCCTGCGCGCCTTCGCCGATGCGCAATCCGTCCAGGCGCAACAACGGCCCGCGCCGGGTCCACTGCGTCTGCACCCGATCGAACGCCACCGGCCGCCCGGCGCGCTGGCTCAGCCATTGCGCGACCTGCTCGGGATGGCTCTCGGCCAGCGGCAGCACCTGGCTCGCCGCCCCCAGCAACACCGCAACCAGCACCAGCACGATCGCGACGCCATAGAAGGCGCCACGACGGGCCATGCGCAGGCGGCGGCGCAGGGGGGTGGGCATCAGCGCGCCGCTCCGCGTCCTGACCGGATTGGGGATTGGGGATTGGGGATTCGCAGAAGCAAAAGCACGGTCGACCCGCGTCGGTCGCAGGCTCGCCCCGACCCGCTTTCACGAATCCCGAATCCCAAATCCCCAATCCCCGCCTCAGAGCAGCACGACATCGAACTGCTCCTGCGCATACTGGTCGTCGGCCTGGAAGCGGATCGACTTGCCGAGGAATTCCTCCAGTTCGGCGACCGCGGCGGATTCCTCGTCGGTGATCCGCGCCACCACCTTGGGCGAGGCGATCACCAGCAGGCGCGCGGCGTCGAACTGGCGCACCTGGCGGACGATGTCGCGGAAGATCTCGTAGGTCACCGTTTCCGGGGTCTTGAGCGTGCCGCGGCCGCCGCATTCGTGGCAGGGCTCGCTGAGCTGGCGCTCCAGGCTTTCGGTGGTGCGCTTGCGGGTCATCTCCACCAGGCCCAACGGCGAGAATTCGTACACCGTGGTCTTGGCGTGATCGCGGGTCAGCGCCTTCTCGAGCTGGCGCAGCACCTGGCGGCGGTGCTCCAGGTCAGTCATGTCGATGAAGTCGATGATGATGATGCCGCCCAGGTTGCGCAGCCGCAGTTGCCGGGCGACCGACTGCGCCGCCTCCAGATTGGTGCGGTAAACGGTTTCCTCGAGGTTGCGTTGACCGAGGAAGGAACCGGTGTTGACGTCGATGGTGGTCATCGCCTCGGTCTGGTCGATCACCAGGTAGCCGCCGGACTTCAGCGGCACTTCCTTGTCGAGCGCGCGCTGGATTTCGTCCTCGACCCCGTACAGGTCGAAGATCGGCCGCGCGCCGGTGTAGTGCTCGATCTTCTCCGCCAGCCCCGGCATGTACTGGGCGGCGAAGCTGCGCAGGCGCTCGCAGGTCTCGCGCGAGTCGACCTTGACCTTCTCCACGTCGCGCCGGATCAGGTCGCGCACCGCGCGCAACGGCAGGCTCAGGTCTTCGTAGACGCGCTCGCCGACCTTGCAGCTGCGCGATTTCTCGGCGATCAGCGACCAGGCCCGGCTCAGGTAGGCGATGTCCTCGGCCAGCGCCTCTTCCGGCTGGCCTTCGGCGTTGGTGCGGACGATGTAGCCATGGTGTTCGGCCGACGGCGCCAGCGAGGTCACCAGGCTCTTGAGCCGCGCGCGTTCGCCCTCGTCCTCGATCCGCGCCGAGACCCCGACTACGCGGGTGCGCGGCAACAGCACCAGGTAGCGCGAGGGAATGCTGAGCTGGGTGGTCAGGCGCGCGCCCTTGCTGCCGATCGGGTCCTTGACCACCTGGACCACGATCTCCTGGCCTTCGCGCAGCAGTTCGGCGATCGGCCGGGTCGGGGTCGGCGGCAGCGGCGCCTCGTCGCCCTCGCTCTCGCCGCTCTGGTTCGGCTTGACGATGTCGGCGGCGTGCAGGAACGCGGCACGTTCCAGGCCGATCTCGACGAACGCCGCCTGCATCCCGGGCATGACCCGTTGCACCTTGCCCTTGTAGATGTTGCCGACCACGCCGCGGCGCCAACCGCGCTCGATGTGCAGTTCCTGCAGCATGCCGTTCTCGACCACGGCGACGCGGGTCTCGCGCGGAGTGACGTTGACCAGGATTTCTTCAGTCATGGGGCGGCGCGGGGTCCAGGGCGGCGGGGGCGGCGAAAAACAACGGTACGGGGGAGACGGAAGCGGCCGGCGCCGCGCGGGCTAGCCGAGCCCGAACTGGCGCAGCAACTGCGCGGTTTCGTACAGCGGCAGCCCCATCACCCCGGAGTAGCTGCCGGACAGCCGGGTCACGAAGGCCTCGGCCGCGCCCTGGATCGCATAGGCGCCGGCCTTGCCCATCGGTTCGCCGCCGGCCACGTAGCGGGCGATGGTCGCCTCGTCGAGTTCGGCGAAGCTGACTTCGGACACCGACACGGCCTGGGCCTCGCGCGCCGGCGAGACCAGCGAGACCGCGGAGATCACCCGGTGGGTGCGGCCGGACAGGCGCCTGAGCATGGCCGCCGCGTCGGCGGCGTCGCGCGGCTTGCCGAACACCTCGTCGTCGAGCACGACCTCGGTGTCCGAGCCCAGCACCACCGCGGCCGGGTTGCCGACCACCTTGAGCAGGCCGGCCCCGGCCTTCTCGCGGGCGACCCGGCGCACGTAGTCCTCGGCCGGTTCGCCGGGCTGGCGCTGTTCGGGCACGTCGAGTTCGAGCAGGCCGAATTCGTGGCCCAGGCGGGCCAGCAATTCGCGTCGCCGCGGCGACTGGGAGGCGAGATAGAGCATGCGCGGAAGCATAACCCGCGCTGACTGAGCGCCAGCCGACATTCGCTCGCGCAAACCCCGTCACGAATCACGGTTCGTTAACCAGTTCAGCAAGACCCTAGCCTCGTCACCCAAGGAGCTCCACATGATCCGGTCGCCGTTCCAGCGTTCCGCCCGCACGATGCCCCCCGCCGTCTCCGCCCCCCGTCCCGCTTCCCGCTCGGCTTCGCTGCGCCCGCTGGCGCTGGCCGCCTTCCTCGCCTTCGGAGCCGTCACCGCCATGTCCGCGTCCGCCCAGACCACGCCTTACGTCGCCACCGACGGCACCCTGTTGTCGGTCTCGGCCGAATCCCAGGCCAAGCGCACTCCCAACATCGCCACGGTCTCCACCGGCGTGGTCACCCAGGCCGCCGACGCCAACGCGGCGATGCGCGCCAACGCCGAGCAGATGGCCAAGGTCGTGGCCGCGATCAAGGCCGCCGGCATCGCCGAGCGCGACATCCAGACCAGCGGCATCAACCTCAACCCGCAGTACCGCTACCAGGAAAACCAGCCGCCGCAGATCACCGGCTATCAGGCCAACAACAACGTCAACATCGTCATCCGCGACATCTCCAAGGTCGGCAAGATCCTCGACTCGCTGGTCGCCACCGGCGCCAACCAGATCAACGGCCCGAGCTTCGACCTGGACGACAAGGACAAGGAAGCCGCGTTCGACGAAGCCCGCCGCGGCGCCATCGAGAAGGCCCAGGCCCGCGCCGAGATGTACGCCAAGGCCCTGGGCATGAAGGTGCGCCGCATCGTCAGCGTCAGCGAGGGCGGCCGCTTCGCCCCGCCGATGCCGATGCCGATGATGGCCATGCGCATGGAGAAGGCCGGCGCCGCGGCCGACACCTCGGTCTCGCCGGGCGAAAACACCTTGTCGATGAACCTCGACGTGGTGTTCGAACTGGGCAAGTGATCGTGGCCGGCGCCGACAAGCAGGCTCCGCGCGGACCCGACGGCAAGCCGGCGCGCGCGCCGGGCTACCCCGAGCCGCAACCGCGCGACCGCGACGATGCGCAGCGCCCCGGGCGCAAACCGCCGTCGCCCGACGAGGGCGGCCTGGAACGCAAGCCCGCGCCGGGCACCGACCCGGCCCAGGACTGAGCGGCGCCGCCGCTGCCGTCCTGCCGCCCCGAGGCGGCCGTCACGACCGACCCGACGAGGCCCGCGCGAGCGGGCCTCGTCGTTTTAGGCGTTGGCGAGCGACGCGGCCGCAAGTGGCCGACGGCCCAGGCCGACGCGCTTCGTTGCCTGCCATTCAGCCAAAGCCCAACGCCGCCGGCGCCCGCATCGGCGATCTCGTTGCAGCAATCGCGCAAGCATCGTCCGCGATCCGCCGGCGATCTGCGTCGAGGATTGGATGCCGATGCATCCGGCCCTCACGACCAAAGTCGCAAACGAGAACCGCTTGCGTTTGGCAAACCCACGGAGCAGTTTGTGATCGAAAGCCGGCTTCAGATTCGACCCCGTTCGCGGTAGGCGCACGTTGATTGTCGTTGTGTCGATCATCCAAGGAGGAAGCCCATGGTTCGTGCGATTCCCTCTTCCCAGCTCCGCCAGCCGCTGGACGGCGTGCGCATCGCCGGCAACACCGGCGCGATCGCCTTCAATACGGTGATGCTGTTGTTGCTGCTGGCGCCGCTGAGCGCCCCCAAGCTGCTGCTGCCGCCGGTCGACGAAGATCCGATCATCCAGATTCCGCTGCGGCCGAAGCCGGTTCCGCCTCCGGTCATCGAAGAACCGTTGCCGATCAATCGCAAGCCCGCTCCGCCGACGGTGACCCAGCCGGTGCGACAGGAGCAGCCGCCGACGATCGTGGTCGACCACCCCGATCCGGCGCCGACCGACTTCGCCGGCATCGAGCAACCGCAGATCCAGGTCGCCAAGGCCGACCCGCCGGCCGGCAGCGACCCGGGCATCCAGACCGGCGCCAGCCTGCAGGCCCTCAACAACCCCGCCCCGCCCTACCCGCCGCAGGCGGTGCGCGACAACCTGACCGGGGTGGTCGAATTGGAGATCCTGGTCGGCGTCGACGGCAAGCCGCTCGACGTCAGCGTGGTCCGCAGCAGCGGCCACCGCATCCTCGACCAGGCCGCGCGCCGGGTGGTGCTGAGCCGCTGGACCTTCCAGCCGGCGATGCGCGACGGCCAGCCGGTGCAGGCCCGCGGCCGGGTGCCGATCGAATTCAAGTTGGCGCAGTGAGCGCGCGCTGACGCGCGTGTGCAACAGCGAAAACCCGGGCCTTGCCCGGGTTTTCGCTGTTGCGGGATTGGGGATTTGGGATTGGCAAAAGCAGCTCGCCGGCTTTTTGCTCCTGCTCTTACGAATCCCCAATCCCGAATCCCCAATCCCGTCACCGGGCCTAAGCCCGGTGATACGGATGATTGGCCAACAACGCCGCCGCCCGGTACAGCTGCTCGGCCGCGACCAGGCGCACCAGCATGTGCGGCAGGGTCAGCGGGCCCAGCGACCATTGTTCGTCGGCGCGGGCGAGCACGTCGGGGGCGTGGCCTTCCGGGCCGCCGATCAGGAACGCCAGGTCGCGGCCCTGGCCGCGCCAATGTTCCAGGCGCTGCGCCAGCTGTTCCGAAGTCCATAACCGGCCGCGGCCTTCCAGCGCCACCACGCAGGCGTTCTTCGGCAACGCGGCGAGTACGCGCGCGCCCTCGTCCTGGGTCGCGCGCGCGGCGTCGCGGCCCTTGCCGCGCAGGCCGGGCTCGATCTCCACCAGCTCCAGCGGCAGCCAATGCGAGAGGCGTTTCTGGTATTCGCCGAAGCCTTCGGCGACCCAGCGCGGCGCGCGCTCGCCGACCGCGATCAATCTGCTTTTCATGCGCGCATGGTAGCCAAGCGCGCGATCGCGGTCCCGCCTGGGCGGGACTGTCATATTCCGGTTACCGCGCCGGCCTAGGGTGCTCAGTTCCCCCGCCCCCAGCCCCGCAGGAGTATCCCGATGGATGCGTTCGATCCCTCCCGCCGCCAGGTCATCAAGAGCAGCGCTGCCGCCATGGCGGTCGGCGCGATCGGCAGTCTCGGCGCGCTGTACTCGCGCCAGGCCGATGCCGCGACCGACCCCAGCCGCATCGCTCCGGTGCCGAGCCGCTACGGCCCGCTCGCGCCGGTCGCCGACCTCGCCACCGGTTTGCCGCTGCTGCAGTTGCCGCGCGGCTTCAGCTATCGCTCCTTCGCCTGGAGCGGCGACCGCATGGCCGACGGCCGGCCCTGTCCGGACCGCCACGACGGCATGGCGGTGGTCGCCGCGCGTCGCGTCCCGCATCGCCCGCACGGCCGCGGCCACGCCAGTCACGAGCTGGTGCTGATCCGCAATCACGAGCGCGGCGCCGGCAACTCGCCGATCCGCGCGCCGGGCATGTACGACACCGGCACGGTCTCCGGCGGCCAGCCCGGCGGCGGCACCACCACCCTGCGCTACCGCTTCGACGGCGGCCGCCACGGCGGCGGCTGGGACAGCGTCGAAGCCAGCCTCGGCGGCACGATGGTCAACTGCGCCGGCGGCCCGACCCCGTGGGGCACCTGGCTGACCTGCGAGGAGATCAAGAGCAATGCCGTGTCCAGCACCGGCCGCAAGCACGGCTATGTGTTCGAAGTCGATCCGCGCAGCGAACGCACCACCGGCCGGCCGCTGATCGGCCTGGGCCGCTTCAGCCACGAAGCGGTGGCGATCGATCCGCGCACCGGCATCGTCTATCTGACCGAAGACGACCGCAACAAGTCCGGCCTGTACCGCTTCATTCCCCACGACCGCTATGGCCGTCCGGGCTCGCTCGAACACGGCGGCCGGCTGCAGGCCGCGCGCGTGCGCGGCAAGCGCAACGCCGACCTGACCACCGCGGCGATCGGCAACGAGTTCCAGCTCGAATGGGTCGACATCCCCGATCCGGACCTGGATTCGATCCTGGCCCCGAGCGGTTTCCCCGACATCGGCGGCAACGACACCCTCAGCGGCCCGTTCGCCCAGGCCTGGAGCGAAGGCGGCCTGCGCATGAGCCGGGGCGAAGGCATCTGGTACAGCTACGGCAAGATGTTCATCGTCGACACCAGCAGCGGCGTCGACGCGCAAGGCCGCAAGGGCCGCGGCAACGGCGCGGTGTGGGTGCTGGACCTGTTCACCCAACGCCTGCGCGCGCTGTTCGTCAGCAACCACCAACTCGCCGCGCACAACCCCGACAACATCACCGTCAACGCGCGCGGCGGCGTGGTGCTGTGCGAGGACCCGGACGCCGCGCCGGCCGGCAGCCCCGACGAGTACGGCCCGGGCACGCGCCTGATCGGCCTGACCCGCGCCGGCGAGTCGTTCTATCTGTGCAAGAACAACGCCGAGCTGACTTCGACCCAGATCGCCGACGCCGGCAAGAACATCGCCGAAGGCGACTACCGCGACAGCGAGTTCTGCGGCGCCTGCTGGGACCCGGCCGGCCGCATCCTGTTCGTCAACATGCAGACCCCGGGCATCACCTTCGCCATCACCGGCCCCTGGGAACGCGGCCCGCTGTAGGCCGGCGGCTCGCCGTGCCGCCCCGCCGCGGGCGGCACGCGGTGGCGAGCGCAAGCGCAAAAAAAGGCCCGGCGCAAGCCGGGCCTTTCTCGTTCTGCGCGCCGCGGATCAGCGCAGGTTGTCGTCGATCACCTGGATCTTGACCCGCTTGCGCAGCTCCGAGGTCAGCTCGCGGCCTTCCTCGTAACCGCCCAGCTGCGAGATCTGGGTGCGCATCATGTCCAACTGCGCCGGCGGGATGTCGGCCTTGTTGCCCGGCACCACCTTGTCGACCGCGAACAGGACGACGCGGCCGTCCGGCAGCACCGCCTTGCCGGCGCTGGACTTGCCGGCAGCCGGCGCCTTCAGGGCGAAGATCGCCTCGGCCACTTCCGGCGTCGGCAGCGGCATGCCGCGGGCCACGTTCGGCACCACTTCCGGCGCCGGCAACTGCTTGGACGCAGCGACCGCGGCCAGGGTTTCGCCGGCGTTGACGCGCGCCAGCAGCGCCTGCGCTTCCTGCTCGGCCGCCTTGGCGGCGCGGTCGGCGCGCACCGCGGCGATCACCTTGTCGCGCACCTGGGCCAGCGGCAGCGCACGTTCCGGGGTATGCGAGACCACTCGGATCAGCACGCTGTGCTCCGGGCCGATCTCGATCGGATCGCTGACCGTGTTGTCCTGCAGGCGCGCCTCGGAGAACGCGGCGCGGATCACCGCCGGGTTGGCGCCGATGCCGCCGTTGTTGAGTGCGGCGTCGCGGGTGATCGGACCGGTCTTCATCACCGCCAGGTTCATCGCCTTGGCCGGCTCGGCCAGCGAGGTCGGGTTCTTGTAGACCATGTCGACCAGCTTGGCCGAGAAGTCGTTGAAGGCGCGCTCGCGCGAGGTCTCGCTCTCTTCGCGCAGCAGGGTCTCGCGCACGGCCTCGAACGGCTGCACCTGGCCGGCCTTGACCTCGCGCACCAGGATCACGTGCCAGCCCGACTCGTCCTTCACCGGCGCGCTGACTTCGCCGACCTTGAGCTTGAACATCGCGTCTTCGAACGCGCCCGGGAAGGTGCCCTTGTTGATCCAGCCCAGGTCGCCGCCGACCGCCTTGGAGCCGAGGTCTTCGCTGTTGGCGCGCGCCAGCGCGGCGAAGTCGGCGCCGGCGGCCTTGGCCTGGGCGGCGATCTGCGCGGCCTTGGTTTCGGCGGCCTTCTGCGCCGCGGCGTCGGCGCCGGCGGCGACG is part of the Lysobacter firmicutimachus genome and encodes:
- the rng gene encoding ribonuclease G, encoding MTEEILVNVTPRETRVAVVENGMLQELHIERGWRRGVVGNIYKGKVQRVMPGMQAAFVEIGLERAAFLHAADIVKPNQSGESEGDEAPLPPTPTRPIAELLREGQEIVVQVVKDPIGSKGARLTTQLSIPSRYLVLLPRTRVVGVSARIEDEGERARLKSLVTSLAPSAEHHGYIVRTNAEGQPEEALAEDIAYLSRAWSLIAEKSRSCKVGERVYEDLSLPLRAVRDLIRRDVEKVKVDSRETCERLRSFAAQYMPGLAEKIEHYTGARPIFDLYGVEDEIQRALDKEVPLKSGGYLVIDQTEAMTTIDVNTGSFLGQRNLEETVYRTNLEAAQSVARQLRLRNLGGIIIIDFIDMTDLEHRRQVLRQLEKALTRDHAKTTVYEFSPLGLVEMTRKRTTESLERQLSEPCHECGGRGTLKTPETVTYEIFRDIVRQVRQFDAARLLVIASPKVVARITDEESAAVAELEEFLGKSIRFQADDQYAQEQFDVVLL
- a CDS encoding Maf family protein translates to MLYLASQSPRRRELLARLGHEFGLLELDVPEQRQPGEPAEDYVRRVAREKAGAGLLKVVGNPAAVVLGSDTEVVLDDEVFGKPRDAADAAAMLRRLSGRTHRVISAVSLVSPAREAQAVSVSEVSFAELDEATIARYVAGGEPMGKAGAYAIQGAAEAFVTRLSGSYSGVMGLPLYETAQLLRQFGLG
- a CDS encoding SIMPL domain-containing protein, giving the protein MPPAVSAPRPASRSASLRPLALAAFLAFGAVTAMSASAQTTPYVATDGTLLSVSAESQAKRTPNIATVSTGVVTQAADANAAMRANAEQMAKVVAAIKAAGIAERDIQTSGINLNPQYRYQENQPPQITGYQANNNVNIVIRDISKVGKILDSLVATGANQINGPSFDLDDKDKEAAFDEARRGAIEKAQARAEMYAKALGMKVRRIVSVSEGGRFAPPMPMPMMAMRMEKAGAAADTSVSPGENTLSMNLDVVFELGK
- a CDS encoding energy transducer TonB, with product MVRAIPSSQLRQPLDGVRIAGNTGAIAFNTVMLLLLLAPLSAPKLLLPPVDEDPIIQIPLRPKPVPPPVIEEPLPINRKPAPPTVTQPVRQEQPPTIVVDHPDPAPTDFAGIEQPQIQVAKADPPAGSDPGIQTGASLQALNNPAPPYPPQAVRDNLTGVVELEILVGVDGKPLDVSVVRSSGHRILDQAARRVVLSRWTFQPAMRDGQPVQARGRVPIEFKLAQ
- the rlmH gene encoding 23S rRNA (pseudouridine(1915)-N(3))-methyltransferase RlmH, encoding MKSRLIAVGERAPRWVAEGFGEYQKRLSHWLPLELVEIEPGLRGKGRDAARATQDEGARVLAALPKNACVVALEGRGRLWTSEQLAQRLEHWRGQGRDLAFLIGGPEGHAPDVLARADEQWSLGPLTLPHMLVRLVAAEQLYRAAALLANHPYHRA
- a CDS encoding alkaline phosphatase PhoX translates to MDAFDPSRRQVIKSSAAAMAVGAIGSLGALYSRQADAATDPSRIAPVPSRYGPLAPVADLATGLPLLQLPRGFSYRSFAWSGDRMADGRPCPDRHDGMAVVAARRVPHRPHGRGHASHELVLIRNHERGAGNSPIRAPGMYDTGTVSGGQPGGGTTTLRYRFDGGRHGGGWDSVEASLGGTMVNCAGGPTPWGTWLTCEEIKSNAVSSTGRKHGYVFEVDPRSERTTGRPLIGLGRFSHEAVAIDPRTGIVYLTEDDRNKSGLYRFIPHDRYGRPGSLEHGGRLQAARVRGKRNADLTTAAIGNEFQLEWVDIPDPDLDSILAPSGFPDIGGNDTLSGPFAQAWSEGGLRMSRGEGIWYSYGKMFIVDTSSGVDAQGRKGRGNGAVWVLDLFTQRLRALFVSNHQLAAHNPDNITVNARGGVVLCEDPDAAPAGSPDEYGPGTRLIGLTRAGESFYLCKNNAELTSTQIADAGKNIAEGDYRDSEFCGACWDPAGRILFVNMQTPGITFAITGPWERGPL